In one Rhodopirellula halodulae genomic region, the following are encoded:
- a CDS encoding ABC transporter ATP-binding protein gives MSESTSQAVKQSPTATTSSIDESPLLRVRDLKVHFPFRRGSLFNPEQGVIRAVDGVSFDIAKGETLGLVGESGCGKSTTARAIINLVHPTSGDVRIDGKSIAGLSDKAMLPYRRRVQMVFQDPFASLNPRMTVGGIIGEPLKVHGLASGKDRQLEVLRLMELVGLNPRFLNRYPHEFSGGQRQRIGIARALAVQPDLILCDEPVSALDVSIQAQIINLMMDLQQKLGVAYLFIAHDLAVVRHIANRVGVMYLGRIAELGPAEELYADPKHPYTEALLSAVPIPDPKIATQRRRIVLQGEVPSPDKHYPGCSFADRCPIAVDRCRTDRPGLPARPHAAACWERDDPPEV, from the coding sequence ATGAGCGAATCAACATCGCAAGCGGTGAAACAATCGCCCACTGCGACAACGTCATCCATCGATGAGTCACCGTTGTTGCGAGTCCGTGACCTGAAGGTGCACTTTCCTTTTCGACGTGGCTCGCTGTTCAATCCAGAACAAGGCGTGATCCGAGCCGTCGATGGCGTGTCGTTCGACATCGCCAAAGGAGAAACACTCGGTTTGGTTGGCGAATCGGGATGTGGCAAATCCACCACGGCTCGCGCGATCATCAATCTGGTGCATCCGACCTCAGGTGATGTTCGCATCGATGGCAAGTCGATCGCCGGTCTGTCGGACAAAGCCATGCTGCCGTATCGACGGCGAGTTCAAATGGTTTTTCAAGATCCGTTTGCGAGCTTGAATCCGCGGATGACGGTCGGGGGCATCATTGGCGAACCGCTGAAGGTTCATGGTCTAGCATCTGGCAAAGACCGTCAGCTCGAAGTCTTGCGATTGATGGAGTTGGTGGGACTGAACCCACGGTTTCTGAATCGATACCCACACGAATTCAGTGGCGGTCAACGCCAACGCATCGGCATCGCACGGGCGCTCGCGGTGCAGCCCGATTTGATTCTTTGCGATGAACCGGTCTCGGCTCTCGATGTTTCGATCCAGGCTCAGATCATCAACCTGATGATGGATCTTCAGCAGAAACTCGGCGTGGCTTACCTGTTCATCGCTCACGACTTGGCGGTGGTCCGCCACATCGCGAATCGGGTGGGAGTGATGTATCTGGGGCGGATCGCTGAGTTGGGGCCTGCGGAAGAACTCTACGCCGACCCCAAGCATCCCTACACGGAAGCCTTGCTGTCGGCGGTTCCGATCCCCGATCCCAAAATCGCGACCCAGCGCCGGCGAATTGTTCTGCAAGGCGAGGTGCCATCGCCCGACAAGCATTACCCGGGCTGTTCTTTCGCGGATCGTTGCCCGATCGCGGTGGACCGTTGCCGTACCGATCGGCCCGGATTGCCGGCTCGCCCGCATGCGGCGGCTTGTTGGGAGCGTGATGATCCGCCGGAAGTTTGA
- a CDS encoding ABC transporter ATP-binding protein, with protein MSETHGDPMTTSEAATLDAKDAPRDGGSSLLQVSDLRVSFKTDEGHVKAVRGISFDVRAGETVAIVGESGSGKSVTNLAMMGLIPQPPGRVDSGSALFQGRNLLKMNARELQAIRGRHVSMIFQDPMTALNPLMTIEQQMTEMTRLHLSLTKKEASARAVEMLGMVGITSPEKRLRDYPHQFSGGMRQRVMIAMALSCEPELLIADEPTTALDVTIQAQIMDLLADLQERKGTAIVLITHDLGVVAGVADRVMVMYAGRIVEKANVDDLFESPRHPYTLGLLGSLPRFDTEQHDQLSAIPGGPPDMSEPIVGCSFAPRCSFVEDVCKKTEPNLERKVAVSGGVNSLPVVQPHLAACHVEVA; from the coding sequence ATGAGCGAAACGCACGGGGATCCCATGACGACTTCGGAAGCCGCGACGTTGGATGCAAAAGACGCCCCTCGCGACGGCGGTTCGTCACTCCTGCAAGTCTCCGATTTGCGCGTCAGTTTCAAAACGGACGAGGGGCACGTCAAAGCCGTTCGCGGGATATCTTTTGATGTTCGCGCGGGCGAGACTGTTGCCATCGTGGGAGAATCCGGAAGCGGAAAGAGCGTGACCAACTTGGCGATGATGGGATTGATCCCGCAGCCTCCCGGTCGCGTTGATTCCGGTTCGGCTTTGTTTCAAGGTCGTAATCTCCTGAAGATGAACGCTCGTGAATTGCAAGCCATTCGCGGACGCCACGTCTCGATGATCTTTCAAGATCCGATGACGGCCCTGAATCCACTGATGACCATCGAGCAGCAGATGACCGAAATGACTCGGTTGCACCTCAGTCTGACGAAGAAAGAAGCATCGGCTCGCGCGGTCGAGATGCTGGGGATGGTCGGTATCACTTCGCCCGAAAAACGCCTGCGTGATTACCCGCATCAATTCAGTGGCGGGATGCGTCAACGAGTCATGATCGCGATGGCGTTGTCGTGCGAACCAGAGTTGCTCATCGCGGACGAGCCCACCACGGCGCTCGACGTCACGATCCAAGCTCAGATCATGGATTTGTTGGCTGACCTGCAAGAACGCAAAGGCACAGCGATTGTTCTGATCACTCACGATTTGGGTGTCGTCGCCGGGGTCGCCGATCGCGTGATGGTGATGTACGCCGGACGCATCGTGGAAAAGGCGAACGTCGATGACTTGTTCGAATCACCACGTCATCCTTACACGCTCGGGTTGCTCGGCTCTCTACCGCGATTCGATACCGAACAACACGACCAATTGTCGGCGATACCAGGCGGCCCGCCCGACATGTCGGAACCCATTGTCGGTTGTTCCTTCGCACCTCGATGCAGCTTCGTGGAAGACGTCTGCAAAAAGACCGAGCCTAATCTGGAGCGGAAGGTTGCGGTGTCCGGCGGCGTGAATTCGTTGCCAGTTGTCCAGCCGCATTTGGCCGCGTGTCACGTGGAGGTGGCTTGA
- a CDS encoding ABC transporter permease, whose translation MNLPDSTKNEETLTKLLEESRNIRGVSLWKDAWRRLRRNRPAMTSLVFLIGLGLVAFLTPMLPLQSPLDKDLNNRRFLPPSTEPIVMGSREGLKFADGRLTSQLALFEAEIEEETSQAMATSDPVQRAKQLIAINDRIRVEHPFNQLWNQLGGVSFAMVRMRVAIFGDYAVPSLFGTDKLGRDLLARVFWGARVSLVVGVVATLVSLLIGVSYGAIAGYFGGYVDAAMMRIVDMLYSIPFIFVVIYLVTFLGEESVKAWLESYGIDQIMIFYIIIGAIYWLTMSRVVRGQVLSLRQEQFIESARTIGASPMRIVFRHLVPNVLGIVIVYLTLTIPAVMLFEAFLSFLGLGVAPPDVSWGLLLNDGVEALSSIKLFWWVVIFPGAALAMTLFALNFLGDGLRDALDPKMKNR comes from the coding sequence ATGAACCTTCCCGATTCAACCAAGAACGAAGAAACGCTGACGAAGTTGCTGGAGGAATCTCGCAACATTCGTGGCGTGTCGCTTTGGAAAGACGCTTGGCGTCGTCTGCGTCGAAACCGTCCCGCGATGACTTCGCTGGTGTTTCTGATTGGCTTGGGGTTGGTCGCGTTTCTAACGCCGATGTTGCCGCTGCAGAGTCCGCTCGACAAAGATCTCAATAACCGACGTTTTTTGCCGCCATCGACTGAGCCCATTGTCATGGGATCGCGAGAAGGACTGAAGTTCGCCGATGGAAGATTGACCAGCCAGCTGGCACTCTTTGAAGCCGAAATCGAGGAGGAAACGTCGCAGGCCATGGCCACGTCGGATCCCGTTCAAAGAGCCAAACAGTTGATCGCGATCAACGATCGCATTCGAGTCGAACATCCATTCAATCAACTGTGGAACCAGCTCGGTGGAGTCAGCTTCGCCATGGTGCGCATGCGAGTGGCAATCTTTGGCGACTATGCCGTGCCGTCGTTGTTCGGCACCGACAAGCTCGGGCGTGATTTGCTCGCTCGTGTGTTTTGGGGCGCGCGTGTTTCGTTGGTGGTCGGCGTGGTCGCGACGCTGGTGAGTTTGTTGATCGGTGTCAGCTACGGTGCCATCGCGGGTTACTTTGGTGGTTACGTCGACGCGGCCATGATGCGGATTGTGGACATGCTGTATTCGATTCCATTCATCTTCGTTGTGATTTACTTGGTCACGTTCTTGGGTGAAGAAAGCGTCAAAGCGTGGCTGGAAAGTTATGGCATCGATCAGATCATGATCTTCTACATCATCATCGGTGCGATCTATTGGTTGACCATGTCGCGAGTCGTTCGCGGCCAAGTCCTGTCGCTGCGGCAGGAGCAATTCATTGAGTCCGCTCGCACGATCGGTGCATCACCCATGCGAATTGTGTTTCGACACCTGGTGCCCAATGTGCTTGGCATCGTCATTGTTTATTTGACGTTGACCATTCCGGCTGTGATGTTGTTCGAAGCGTTCTTGTCGTTCTTGGGGTTGGGGGTTGCTCCACCCGATGTTTCGTGGGGACTGCTCCTCAATGACGGCGTAGAAGCGTTGTCGAGCATCAAGCTGTTCTGGTGGGTGGTGATCTTCCCCGGTGCCGCGCTGGCGATGACCTTGTTCGCCCTGAACTTCTTGGGTGATGGTTTGCGAGACGCTTTGGATCCAAAGATGAAAAACCGATGA